In the genome of Terribacillus sp. FSL K6-0262, one region contains:
- the yaaA gene encoding S4 domain-containing protein YaaA has product MNEEIQINTEYIQLGKFLKLVNAVESGGMVKLYLADHPVLVNGEQENRRGRKLYPEDRVELPATSEVFVVKKA; this is encoded by the coding sequence ATGAACGAAGAAATTCAGATCAACACGGAATATATCCAGCTTGGGAAATTCCTGAAGCTAGTGAATGCTGTCGAAAGCGGCGGAATGGTCAAGCTGTATCTGGCTGATCATCCGGTGCTGGTGAATGGCGAGCAAGAAAACAGGCGCGGCAGAAAGCTTTATCCGGAGGACCGTGTCGAGCTGCCGGCGACATCCGAGGTATTCGTTGTCAAAAAGGCATAG
- a CDS encoding extracellular matrix/biofilm biosynthesis regulator RemA family protein, giving the protein MFISIGWNNVVRAEDVVAILEYGQAAKTVDPAQAENDEAEDASAKSIIVTTDRIYSSPLSVQTLKKRADTSVPRMIEEDNP; this is encoded by the coding sequence ATGTTCATTTCGATCGGTTGGAATAATGTCGTCAGGGCTGAAGACGTCGTGGCTATCCTGGAATATGGACAAGCGGCTAAAACAGTCGATCCCGCTCAGGCAGAAAACGATGAAGCGGAAGATGCATCGGCCAAATCTATCATTGTCACCACTGACCGGATCTATTCTAGTCCGCTATCGGTGCAGACATTGAAGAAACGGGCGGATACATCGGTTCCGAGAATGATAGAAGAAGATAACCCTTAA
- the recF gene encoding DNA replication/repair protein RecF, translating to MHIQELTLTHYRNYDKLQLQFDDKVNVIIGENAQGKTNLMEAIYVLAFSKSHRTPKDKELIQWDQDYAKIEGNILKRKQRFPLEIVLSSKGKKAKLNHLEQKRLSDYIGALNVVMFAPEDLNLVKGSPQIRRRFIDMEIGQIQPVYIHHLGQYQKVLKQRNHLLKLLQRRQADPTMLDVLTEQLIEHAAIILEKRFLFLGLLRKWAQPIHQGITTGLETLDIEYLSNLHVSEESDKETLRIAYEEKFSELRTREVERGTTLAGPHRDDLSFYVNGKDVQAFGSQGQQRTTALSLKLAEIELIYREVGDYPILLLDDVLSELDDSRQSHLLETIQGKVQTFVSTTNVSGIQHETLKQAELFTIKSGKLVSESGGI from the coding sequence ATGCATATCCAAGAGCTAACGCTTACGCATTATCGGAATTACGATAAGCTGCAGCTGCAATTCGACGATAAAGTGAACGTGATCATCGGTGAGAATGCACAGGGCAAGACGAATTTGATGGAGGCCATCTATGTGCTTGCCTTTTCCAAATCACATCGCACTCCCAAAGATAAAGAACTTATCCAATGGGACCAAGATTATGCTAAAATAGAAGGGAACATCCTGAAGCGGAAGCAGCGTTTTCCGCTTGAGATCGTCTTATCGTCCAAGGGGAAGAAAGCAAAACTGAATCATCTGGAACAAAAACGCCTAAGTGATTATATCGGGGCGCTCAATGTCGTCATGTTCGCTCCTGAGGATCTGAACCTGGTGAAAGGCAGTCCGCAAATTCGCAGGCGTTTTATTGATATGGAGATCGGCCAGATCCAGCCGGTCTATATCCACCATCTTGGACAATATCAAAAAGTATTGAAGCAGCGGAATCATCTGCTGAAGCTCCTGCAGCGGCGCCAAGCTGACCCGACCATGCTTGATGTGCTGACGGAGCAGCTGATAGAGCACGCTGCCATCATTTTAGAAAAACGTTTCCTCTTCCTGGGATTGCTCCGTAAATGGGCACAGCCCATCCATCAGGGCATCACGACGGGACTGGAGACGCTGGATATAGAATATCTTTCCAATCTGCACGTATCAGAAGAATCCGATAAGGAAACGCTTAGAATAGCCTATGAGGAGAAATTCTCTGAATTACGGACGCGTGAAGTGGAAAGAGGGACAACACTAGCAGGCCCCCATCGCGATGACCTGTCTTTTTATGTGAATGGGAAAGATGTTCAGGCTTTCGGTTCACAGGGGCAGCAGCGCACGACGGCATTATCGCTGAAGCTTGCCGAGATAGAGCTGATTTACAGGGAAGTCGGGGATTATCCGATTCTTTTGCTGGATGATGTCTTGAGTGAACTCGATGACAGCAGGCAGTCCCATCTGCTCGAGACGATACAAGGAAAAGTCCAGACCTTTGTCTCGACTACGAATGTATCGGGAATACAGCATGAAACATTGAAGCAGGCCGAACTGTTCACGATAAAATCAGGGAAGCTTGTGAGTGAATCGGGAGGGATCTGA